Below is a window of Chryseobacterium arthrosphaerae DNA.
TATGAACAGAGCTGTTGCTTTCTGGTCTGAAGCCCTGAACTATAAACTCAAAAAAGATCCCGAACCGGATTTTGCCATCCTGATTCCTGAAGACGGGCAGGGAATTCAGTTATCATTAAAACTGACCACATCCCCGGAACCGAAAAGGCATCACATAGATCTTATAACGGATCATCAGGATCGGGAAGTGGAACGTTTACTCCATTTAGGAGCCGAAAGGATGAAAGACTGGAATTACGAACAGGATGCAGACTATGTGGTCCTGC
It encodes the following:
- a CDS encoding VOC family protein, with the translated sequence MDLKILSVVWGVQDMNRAVAFWSEALNYKLKKDPEPDFAILIPEDGQGIQLSLKLTTSPEPKRHHIDLITDHQDREVERLLHLGAERMKDWNYEQDADYVVLLDPEGNSFCVVQAPENP